Proteins encoded within one genomic window of Spiroplasma sabaudiense Ar-1343:
- a CDS encoding family 1 glycosylhydrolase has translation MKELKKDFLWGAGIAANQAEGYTNVDGKGISTADAWPIDKNFDVNNVIEGITMTQEKIAKYLEATTYQIPKLKIQQVEKYPNSNKLFSKIGYEMFLLIFSIILIGFSYFIFAKKLK, from the coding sequence ATGAAAGAATTAAAAAAAGATTTTTTATGAGGAGCTGGAATTGCTGCCAATCAAGCAGAGGGTTATACCAACGTTGATGGTAAAGGAATTTCAACTGCTGACGCTTGACCAATTGATAAAAATTTTGATGTTAATAATGTCATCGAAGGAATTACAATGACTCAAGAAAAAATAGCTAAGTACTTAGAGGCAACAACCTATCAAATTCCAAAACTTAAAATCCAGCAAGTCGAAAAATATCCTAATAGCAATAAATTATTTAGTAAGATTGGATATGAAATGTTTTTACTGATTTTTTCAATTATCTTAATAGGGTTTTCTTATTTTATCTTCGCTAAAAAATTAAAATAG
- a CDS encoding winged helix-turn-helix transcriptional regulator — protein MEVYVELLSGIDCPIELTLSIISNKWCVLILRDLFSGTKRFGELKKSLNDISPKVLTSNLKKLELNGLINRKVYPIVPPKVEYSLTKLGLTLRPVLDSLGKWGNDFKKMSSQEIGVSNKS, from the coding sequence ATGGAGGTTTATGTGGAACTATTAAGTGGAATTGATTGTCCTATTGAATTAACTCTTAGCATTATTTCAAATAAATGGTGTGTTTTAATTTTGAGGGATTTATTTAGTGGGACAAAAAGATTTGGAGAATTGAAGAAAAGTTTAAATGACATATCGCCAAAAGTTCTAACATCAAATCTGAAAAAATTAGAACTTAATGGTCTAATTAATCGCAAGGTTTACCCTATTGTGCCGCCAAAAGTAGAATACTCTCTCACAAAACTAGGATTAACCTTGAGACCAGTTTTAGATTCTTTGGGTAAGTGAGGAAATGATTTTAAAAAAATGAGTTCTCAAGAAATTGGTGTTTCAAATAAAAGCTAA
- the aspS gene encoding aspartate--tRNA ligase: MKRTHTCGELTLDNKGEKVILQGWVKKNRKLGALTFIDLRDRYGTTQLLIDESSQKKFPEIKSEFVIEITGEVLERKSKNPDLKTGEIEVKVINLIIINEAKLTPFEIKDGLEANEDTKMTFRYLDLRREEMQKNLLIRSQVNKIIRDYYHRLNFIEVETPIFGKSTPEGARDFLVPSRVNVNKFYALPQSPQLYKQLLMIAGMDRYFQIAKCFRDEDLRIDRQPEFTQLDMEMSFATPEDIQNNIENLLAEIIFKVKNIKIKTPLPRITYQEAISKYGIDKPDLRFSLEINDVNDIFKSSEVNLFCNLKKNEKIRAIKVDSLLAKKDLEQLTEVAKQNSLVNLPFLKYSNNEWTGSLAKNLSDSEKQQLLKKFEIKGDCTILFAVGDFDISSRGLGAVRNEAAKILKLYKPEEINLLWVVDFPLFEFSEEENRYVAAHHPFTQPKEESLQDFDKNKSTALAAAYDIVMNGFEIGGGSQRITNENIQKRMFKAIEMSNQTVEDNFGWFINAYQYGAPYHSGCALGIDRIVMILTQASSIREVIAFPKNSNGIDPMTNAPDLVSTKQLDEINLKLK; the protein is encoded by the coding sequence ATGAAAAGAACACATACATGTGGGGAATTAACTTTAGACAATAAAGGTGAAAAAGTAATTCTTCAAGGTTGGGTTAAAAAGAATCGAAAGTTGGGTGCTTTGACATTTATTGATTTAAGAGATCGTTATGGAACAACTCAATTACTTATTGATGAAAGTAGTCAAAAAAAATTCCCTGAAATAAAATCCGAATTTGTAATTGAAATTACAGGTGAGGTATTAGAACGTAAGTCAAAAAACCCGGACTTAAAAACAGGTGAAATTGAAGTTAAAGTAATAAATTTAATTATTATCAATGAAGCAAAATTAACGCCATTTGAAATAAAGGATGGTCTTGAAGCTAACGAAGATACAAAAATGACTTTTCGCTATCTGGATTTACGCAGAGAAGAAATGCAAAAAAACTTATTAATTCGCAGTCAGGTAAATAAAATAATTCGTGATTATTATCATAGACTTAATTTTATTGAAGTTGAAACTCCAATTTTTGGAAAATCAACCCCTGAAGGAGCTAGGGATTTTTTAGTTCCAAGCCGAGTAAATGTAAATAAATTTTATGCCCTACCTCAGTCACCGCAGCTATACAAACAACTCTTAATGATTGCTGGGATGGACCGTTATTTTCAAATTGCAAAATGTTTTCGTGACGAAGATTTAAGAATTGATCGTCAACCTGAGTTTACTCAATTAGACATGGAAATGAGTTTTGCAACTCCTGAAGATATTCAAAATAACATTGAAAATTTACTAGCAGAAATAATTTTCAAGGTTAAAAATATAAAAATTAAAACCCCGTTGCCAAGAATAACTTATCAAGAAGCTATCAGTAAATATGGGATTGATAAACCTGATTTGCGTTTTTCTTTGGAAATTAATGATGTAAATGATATTTTTAAAAGTAGTGAAGTCAATTTATTTTGTAATCTGAAAAAAAATGAAAAAATTAGAGCTATAAAAGTTGATAGTCTGCTAGCAAAAAAAGATTTAGAGCAATTAACAGAGGTAGCCAAACAAAATAGTTTAGTTAACCTACCGTTTTTAAAATACTCAAATAATGAGTGAACTGGAAGCTTAGCTAAGAATTTAAGCGATTCTGAAAAACAACAACTGCTTAAAAAATTTGAAATAAAAGGGGATTGCACCATTTTATTTGCGGTAGGGGACTTTGATATTTCAAGTAGGGGACTTGGAGCAGTTCGTAACGAAGCAGCTAAAATTTTAAAACTCTATAAACCCGAAGAAATCAACTTATTATGAGTAGTTGATTTCCCGCTATTTGAGTTTTCAGAAGAAGAAAATCGCTATGTTGCTGCCCATCATCCTTTTACTCAACCAAAAGAGGAGTCACTTCAAGATTTTGATAAGAATAAATCAACCGCATTAGCAGCTGCTTATGATATTGTTATGAATGGGTTTGAAATTGGTGGTGGAAGCCAAAGGATTACAAACGAAAACATTCAAAAGCGAATGTTTAAGGCAATTGAAATGAGTAATCAGACTGTTGAAGATAACTTTGGCTGATTTATTAATGCTTATCAATATGGAGCCCCTTATCATTCTGGATGCGCCCTTGGAATCGATCGAATAGTTATGATTTTAACTCAAGCAAGTTCAATTCGAGAAGTGATAGCATTTCCAAAAAACTCAAACGGAATTGATCCAATGACAAATGCCCCAGATCTTGTTTCAACAAAACAATTAGACGAAATAAATTTAAAGTTAAAGTAG
- the msrA gene encoding peptide-methionine (S)-S-oxide reductase MsrA, with protein MKQSIVFAGGCFWGVQAYFDSIEGVIATSVGYANGDKKHVTYEEVCSGNTGFVEACLVEFDENIISLEELLDKYWKIVDPTLKNRQGNDFGSQYRTGIYYNVSDELWAKPILSKSLANIYQSYKQKIVTEIEPLKIYLLAEKRHQNYLKKNPNGYCHIKL; from the coding sequence TTGAAACAGTCTATAGTATTTGCGGGGGGATGCTTCTGGGGAGTGCAAGCATACTTCGATAGTATTGAAGGGGTTATAGCAACTTCGGTTGGGTATGCTAATGGTGATAAGAAACACGTAACATATGAAGAAGTTTGTAGCGGTAATACAGGATTTGTAGAAGCTTGCTTAGTAGAATTTGACGAAAATATTATTTCGCTAGAAGAACTTTTAGATAAGTATTGAAAAATAGTTGATCCAACTTTGAAAAATCGCCAAGGTAATGATTTTGGATCACAATATCGTACTGGAATTTATTATAATGTATCAGATGAATTATGAGCGAAGCCAATTTTATCAAAATCTTTAGCTAATATTTATCAAAGTTATAAGCAAAAAATTGTGACTGAAATCGAGCCACTGAAGATTTACTTATTGGCAGAAAAAAGACACCAAAATTATTTAAAGAAAAATCCTAATGGCTACTGCCATATAAAATTATAG
- the hisS gene encoding histidine--tRNA ligase, protein MIKKPRGTEDIIGQKSRDFFALEMIIRNLMELYNIGEIKTPIFESSDLFARTAGEDTDIVSKEMFIFLDRKNRSLALRPENTAGVVRSLIENKNYLDENLPLKQFYFGPMFRYERPQAGRQRQFTQFGVEVFGQKSVSLDAEILLCAVDILNNIGLKNYIIKTNYLVFGTNKEEYLKVLKLHLKALKLCEDCQIRQKNNPLRVLDCKVDQSNFGDIPNMQDFLSEDEKKYFQDYTNILNKLGVSTIVDNHLVRGLDYYTGIVFEVISNDEKQGSQSTLLAGGRYDNLVSELGGPELSGAGFGMGIERILIALDNLEIKISEPSILDVFCIPLSESAEIFTNSLLLMLRKAGFTADTSYIKRSLKSNFKKAESFKANNIILIGDKELKENNVVIKNQKTMKETKVSFDKILEFLEEGI, encoded by the coding sequence ATGATTAAAAAACCGCGAGGAACTGAGGACATAATTGGTCAAAAATCCAGAGATTTCTTTGCCTTAGAAATGATAATCCGTAATTTGATGGAACTTTACAATATTGGAGAAATTAAGACCCCAATTTTTGAAAGCAGTGATTTATTCGCTAGAACGGCTGGAGAAGACACAGATATCGTTAGCAAAGAAATGTTTATTTTTTTAGACCGTAAAAATCGAAGTTTGGCGCTAAGACCCGAAAATACTGCTGGAGTAGTCCGAAGCCTAATTGAAAATAAAAATTATTTAGACGAAAATTTACCCCTTAAACAATTTTATTTTGGTCCCATGTTTCGATATGAGCGCCCTCAAGCTGGACGTCAGCGTCAGTTTACTCAATTTGGAGTTGAAGTTTTTGGACAAAAATCTGTATCATTAGACGCAGAAATTTTATTGTGTGCCGTAGATATTTTAAATAACATTGGATTAAAAAATTATATTATCAAAACCAATTACTTAGTTTTTGGTACAAATAAAGAAGAATATCTCAAAGTTTTGAAGCTTCATTTGAAAGCACTAAAACTTTGTGAAGACTGTCAAATTCGCCAAAAAAATAACCCTCTAAGAGTTCTTGATTGCAAAGTTGATCAATCTAATTTTGGAGACATTCCAAATATGCAAGATTTCTTATCAGAGGATGAAAAAAAATACTTTCAAGATTATACAAATATTTTAAATAAGCTTGGGGTTAGTACAATAGTTGACAATCATTTGGTTCGAGGACTGGATTACTACACTGGAATTGTTTTTGAAGTAATTTCAAATGATGAAAAACAAGGTAGTCAATCAACACTTCTAGCGGGAGGTCGTTACGATAACTTGGTTTCAGAATTAGGAGGTCCTGAATTATCAGGAGCTGGATTTGGTATGGGAATCGAGAGAATTTTAATTGCTTTGGATAACTTGGAAATTAAAATTAGTGAGCCTTCAATTCTAGATGTTTTTTGTATCCCGCTTTCAGAAAGTGCTGAAATTTTTACTAATTCATTATTGTTAATGTTACGTAAAGCTGGTTTTACAGCAGACACAAGTTACATTAAAAGAAGTTTAAAATCAAATTTCAAAAAAGCTGAGAGTTTTAAAGCAAATAATATTATTTTGATTGGCGATAAAGAATTAAAAGAAAATAATGTAGTAATTAAAAATCAAAAAACAATGAAAGAAACTAAAGTAAGTTTTGATAAAATTTTAGAATTTTTAGAAGAGGGGATTTAA
- a CDS encoding NAD(P)-dependent oxidoreductase → MNIFVIGANGRQGKLLVKEAINQGYQVTAVTKSELIEKHQEKVNVLKKDLFDLTTEDLKLADVVIDAFGIFDPEKLDQHQTSLSHLTDILSKTNKRLMIVGGAGSLFVNPEKTIRLLDTPEFPKDYQPLAQSMAIAFENLQKVNDVKWTYLSPAAIFDPETQATGQYQIGEDNVILNQKGQSYVTYGDYAKAMIDEIKNQKFINQRFTVIGE, encoded by the coding sequence ATGAATATATTTGTAATTGGGGCCAATGGTCGTCAAGGAAAACTTCTTGTTAAAGAAGCTATCAATCAAGGATATCAAGTAACAGCAGTCACTAAAAGTGAACTAATAGAAAAACACCAAGAAAAAGTCAATGTTTTAAAAAAAGACCTATTTGATTTAACAACCGAAGACCTAAAATTAGCTGATGTAGTTATTGATGCATTTGGAATTTTTGATCCAGAAAAATTAGATCAACATCAGACTAGTTTAAGTCATTTAACAGATATTTTGTCAAAGACCAATAAAAGATTAATGATAGTTGGGGGAGCGGGTTCATTATTTGTAAATCCAGAAAAAACAATTAGATTACTAGATACTCCAGAGTTTCCCAAAGATTACCAACCACTAGCTCAGAGCATGGCGATAGCCTTTGAAAATTTGCAAAAAGTAAATGATGTCAAATGAACTTATTTAAGTCCTGCAGCTATTTTTGATCCTGAAACCCAGGCAACAGGGCAATATCAAATTGGAGAAGATAACGTAATTTTGAACCAAAAAGGCCAAAGTTATGTAACTTACGGGGATTATGCCAAAGCAATGATCGATGAAATTAAAAATCAAAAGTTCATTAACCAACGTTTTACTGTCATTGGAGAATAA
- a CDS encoding M3 family metallopeptidase, producing MNRNKAAKKYKWDFSKLYKTKPEFLEDLEFLSLNYRTQTLFKGLLKNYEDFRDFDVVSEQGNKISARLEQYLKILEVEPHNKLALELQAAYEKELEVFDGQFAWIEEEIKAIGETQIMEWLKTDPKWIPYAKSYQKFFKNLKYLLPESQRILLSKVSKSSELAYEMYETLKWKDNDVKYFFHNQKKYLLTQNNLTNILEESRPIEDQEVRALAIRKFHENDYNNKHALAKIYENIVKEETESLKLIGMKHFSEQFFDDENITETEFLNLVDFASKNSDVYFEYYKMIKDVLGFQDKFYGSDASLTLVKTKGNKIKLKSGIKIIKQALLPLGKEYGEALANCFKENRIDYFESPHKSSGAFTTFSYDYGSLISINWQDNFSSLMTLTHELGHAVHSELAKQSQPKPLNCFNNIIAEVASTLNEQILLDFWLKKNKSSAVRINLLKERVEFIFNNFFSGIEESYFEYLCFQAVDKEEVLTSEKLIEIQKIAVKKVFNKNSFDSYDDKIKAISWSFSSHIFEQPFYLYKYALSLVMSLKLFQEYENSNFEIINNFLKEGGNLPPQELFKKYGVDIKDSKSYEPLISYLKKLVDEIKTYFDAN from the coding sequence ATGAATAGAAACAAAGCGGCAAAAAAATACAAATGAGACTTTTCAAAATTATATAAAACAAAACCTGAATTTTTAGAAGATTTAGAATTTTTGTCGTTAAACTATCGCACACAAACTCTTTTTAAAGGCCTACTAAAAAATTATGAAGATTTTCGTGATTTTGATGTGGTTTCTGAACAAGGAAATAAAATCAGTGCTCGATTAGAACAATACTTAAAAATTTTGGAAGTTGAACCTCATAATAAATTAGCATTAGAACTTCAAGCAGCATATGAAAAAGAGCTTGAAGTATTTGATGGGCAATTTGCATGGATTGAAGAAGAAATTAAAGCTATTGGTGAAACTCAAATTATGGAATGGCTAAAAACTGATCCAAAATGAATTCCTTACGCTAAGTCTTATCAAAAATTTTTTAAAAATTTAAAATATTTATTACCTGAGTCTCAAAGAATATTACTTTCAAAAGTTAGTAAGAGCAGCGAACTGGCATATGAAATGTATGAAACTTTGAAATGAAAAGATAATGATGTTAAATATTTTTTTCACAACCAAAAAAAATATTTGCTTACCCAAAATAATCTAACAAATATTTTAGAAGAAAGTCGCCCAATAGAAGATCAAGAAGTTAGAGCATTAGCGATTCGCAAGTTTCATGAAAATGATTATAACAATAAACATGCTTTGGCAAAAATTTATGAGAACATTGTCAAGGAAGAAACTGAATCGCTTAAATTAATCGGTATGAAACATTTCTCTGAACAATTTTTTGATGATGAAAATATTACAGAAACCGAATTTTTAAACTTGGTTGACTTTGCAAGTAAAAACAGCGATGTTTACTTTGAATATTATAAAATGATAAAAGATGTTCTAGGCTTTCAAGATAAGTTCTATGGTAGCGATGCATCTTTGACTCTTGTCAAAACAAAGGGCAATAAAATAAAATTAAAGTCGGGAATAAAAATCATTAAACAAGCACTGTTGCCTTTAGGAAAAGAATATGGGGAAGCTTTAGCTAATTGTTTTAAAGAAAATAGGATTGATTACTTTGAGAGTCCACATAAATCAAGTGGGGCGTTTACAACTTTCTCATATGATTATGGTTCTTTAATTTCAATAAATTGACAAGATAACTTTTCAAGTTTAATGACCTTGACCCATGAACTAGGTCATGCTGTTCATAGTGAGTTGGCTAAGCAATCACAACCAAAGCCATTAAATTGTTTTAACAATATTATTGCAGAAGTTGCTAGTACTTTAAATGAGCAAATTTTGCTAGATTTTTGACTTAAAAAAAATAAATCAAGTGCGGTAAGAATTAATTTATTAAAAGAACGAGTTGAATTTATTTTTAATAATTTCTTTAGTGGAATTGAAGAATCATATTTTGAGTATCTCTGTTTTCAAGCGGTTGACAAAGAAGAGGTCCTAACATCTGAAAAACTTATTGAAATACAAAAAATTGCTGTCAAAAAAGTGTTTAATAAAAATTCCTTCGATAGTTATGATGATAAAATTAAAGCGATTTCTTGATCTTTTAGCAGTCACATTTTTGAACAACCATTTTATCTATATAAATACGCCTTAAGTTTAGTAATGAGTCTAAAATTATTTCAAGAATATGAAAATAGTAATTTTGAAATAATTAACAACTTTTTAAAGGAAGGTGGCAACTTGCCCCCTCAAGAACTATTTAAAAAATATGGGGTCGATATTAAGGATTCTAAAAGTTATGAACCATTAATAAGTTATTTAAAAAAACTCGTAGACGAAATAAAAACTTACTTCGATGCTAACTAA